CAATGACTGGTTGAACATGGCCGGAACCATTTTTTGGCTTCTACCAGGGCCTGCCAAACTAGTTGCCGCAGGCCTGATAGTGTTCCTCTTCAAAGATGTTATGGCAACATTCCTGGGAATGACCCATGTGCGAGCGTGCTGATCAGTTTTTTGGCGGGAAAAGGACTCGGCCATGGGGGCTTGGTTTGGCGGGACTGATATTGCGCTAGATTTGGGTGCCATCTGGGCATGTTCCAGTTCAACTGTGTTGGTGTTTGAAAAGTCGGCATCTACCTCTGCATCATGGATATTGTTCGGTATCCGGCCGATATTAGAATTCGATTTGGCTCGAGCACTAAGCATCGAAAGATTGGTTGACCAGTGCCTGTGTTGGGGAGCTCTGGAACGAGGTGGGTATATCTTGGCCTGCCGAATAACTCCCCTTTGCCAGTCTCGTAGAGACTCATTTGCATCTATTGTGTCCTCTCTTGAGGCCAGTTTCACAAATTTATGAGTAGGGCTCTGCCTGCCTCCATCTTTACGTGAGCGTGGTCGTCTTGCCGCTACCCTGAGCAGTCGTGATTGCTCTGTTCGAGGCTTCGTGGCAACATCTGGCGCATCCAGTATTCCTATTCTAGGTCGCAGAATAGTTGAGTGTTTCTTGGTCCTTCGTGTTCCATAGGAGGCATCGGTCATTCGGGTTTGTCGAGGTCTCTTCCGTTGTCTTTCCCCGTTGAACGAACCAATTTTCGATTTTGGTCTTTTCAAACTGTTTGGTTTGTGGCGAGAGCCTTTCGAGTTGCGCGGAACAGGCCCAATCATGTAGTCGATGCGATTATCTTCAGAGATATCACCCCCTTCCAGTGCGAAGGATTCTTGGAGGTTAAGAGTGCCAGTCAGGCTTTGGCTGGAGTCACTGGTCATGGAGACGTTTCCTGTGGCATCGTTGCGTTTTTCTTCATCGTCCGAGTCAGAATCTCCAAGATCAAACAAGCCCCTTGATTGTTGCATTGCTGGTTCCCTTGAGCGATCACTCTTTCTAATGAGCTTCCGCGCAACACCCTTTCCATCTGGCCGTTGTGAAGAAACATGACGATCTAGCTGCGAGACTTTTTGTCTATCTGCGATTTTCCTTTGATCTAACCGAGCATGCGACGCAGGGAGCGCTCCTCTGATCATTCGTTGAAATCGTCGAATTTCACGTTCTTCAGCATCTGAACCGGTTTCTTCTGGATCACTCTGACTGTTGGAGGAGATGGACTGTACTTCCGTGTCAACATCTCTACACACACCAGTTGATTGGACCCGGCTGGCTTCTTTTGTTCCCTGCGCCCCAGTTTTCGAAAATTCTCCCGGCGGTGACCACCCGCGAGGAAACCGAAACCCCCCTTCTGAGGCACGCGGGGTTCTTGAGGTTGAAGATAAACGGCCTGCATGTGGGGGGCTAGATGATAGCTCATATATGGAGTTACCGACTTGTTTTTCGGTATCTGTAATTCGGTCTCTAATACCACGTGGTTTAGACGGTTTGTGTAAATTTCGACGTGCTTTAGGAGTTCCAGAATGAGAAGTCTTCTGGCGCTTTGCCACATGAGCTTGCAATGATCGAGAATGCTCTGACTCTTTGCGCCCCTGTCCTTGCGCAGCATATTGTGGGCCACGATTTCGTTCATATCTTATCGGCGGAAGATACTCTTCCAGGGGAGGGCTTGAGGGAAGTGCATCAGGGTCATATGAATCTTGCCCTTGACTTTCATCAGTTACCTGCTGTCTTTGCTGTGCAGGTCGACCAAACGGTTTGACGCCCCGTGCTTGCAATTGCTGAGCAAACTTGACCTGTTCCAAATAATAAGGTTGCAGTTGGATAGCATTGCGCTTTCGGAATGTTCTTTGCGCAGCATGCGGCAATTCTCGCAACACTTCTTCGGGGATATCAAGGCGAGGCAGAACATCATCTGGGATGGCATCTAGCTCAACGAGCACTGCTTGTCGTAGATCTGCATCCCCACCTGCCGGTCTTTCTGGTTCCACCTCCATCATACCATCTAGGTGTAGTTCTGTAGAATCATTGGCCGGCGGAGAGCCAAAAGAGGACGGCACAGAAGAGAGTGGAGAATCATCATCCGAAGCCTCCTCCTGTAGCGATGATTGTGGCGGTAACTGCGGCGGCTCTTTTGGCTGGACGTGCTGGACCACGGGCTTTTTCTTCTGAGGTGGCTGAGAGATCAATGTCAGCTCGTCAGGCGAAGAGCTCCTAGTGCTTGAGGTTTCATCTTTTGTGGTTGCCTTTGAGGTATGCGGCTCTGCTATGACATGTGATTGCGAGGGCTGTGTGGTCTTCAAGGGCTTTGGTGTAGACTCGCAGCTCGAGCGTTTGGATAGAGACCTTTCATGTTCCTGCGATGACGTTGGGAAATCGTATATGCTGTTTGAATTCTTTGCGGAGGCACTAGTATTACACGTCTCGCTGCTGCGGCGATTTGTTGCTTTCGTAGCCGACGATCGAGGTCCGTAGGTCTTGCGTCCTCTTCTTTGTTTTGGTGTCGTTTCGTCATGCGCGGTAATTGTAAAGTGAGGACTTGGTCGATTCGTATTCCGGTAAGCCATCTCCTCTGTATCTGAGAGTGTAATGGAGCCATTTTCAGCCCGAACGTGCTCTTGTTGCTCCTTCGCTACACTCGATGTCCCTTCCTTCGGCGAAGATGAAGGGGTGTCGATGTATTCGAGATTTTCGACAGTAGGGCTGTTTCCGACATTTCCCTTCTTCGAGTCTAGAGAATCGAAgccatcttcctcgtccgaGTCGGGGACATATCCTCGTTGTCGCCATGATTCCATTTGCATCCTTGGCGGGGATCCCCCATGTCTTTAAACAGTCATTGGGTGGTCTTAATGCGATTTAAAACGTGAGTAGGATATTTCTCGGGCTAAAATTCACGAAACTCAAGGAGATCAAACGTCGAACAAGTATTCAAACAGTCTGAATGCAGGGAATTTGATTCCGACGCGTGCCAACGGGGCAATTTAGCAGACGCGCCGGTTGCTAATCAGCCAACTGATAACCGATTTCCCGCATCACCGCAACCTCCAACCAACTGCAAATCTCGCCGTCGCCCCCCAATTCCTCCGAAATGAGTCGCAATTTTTTCCCTGCCATTTTCGCCATTGGCGTGGGTGTCTTTACAGGTAAATCTGCTTTACGGCAAGGGCTCATGTCTGGTATCAAACCCTAACCTCGAACTCTTCATCTGCTCCAGGCTACTATACTTTCCAACCGACATTCCAGCAACTTCAATATGAAAGAGAGCACGCTCAGAAGACCTCACATCCGTCTGGTGCTACTGTATTGAAGCAGGACACCAATTCTCCCACGAAAACCAACCTTGAGCAAGATCCGAAGTCGACGACTCAATGACAATGACCGGCCTTCCCTTGAAGTGGCATTCTGAACACTGACTAGGCCTGAGTGCTACCAGGCATGATTGTACCAGCAGTCTGTTCTCGGCGCACTATGCTCCATTGGAACTCGTGCTCTTCTCCGCACTCCGGCGCACACGGCACCATGTCTTTCGCTGTGCCACACTGGTCAGTCTTGTGACAGGCCTTGGAGGCCTTTGATGATATCGAATTGGCTCAACGGCCTTTGACGAAGTAGTTGTGGGTAGGGCACTGAATGGTGACCGGGAATTGGCTAGCCCGCGTACTATTGAGGGTCTCCGACTAAATAAATGTATAAGCCGATTTTCTCGGCAAGTGCGTGTGTATCTGGAAATAGTTGAAACAGTCGATGTATTGCATGGCATTTAAACCTGGACATTTGAAAGAGACATGTTTTGAACGCCGTTTGCAGCACATACAGAAAATAAACCCTAGTCCCCTGCAAATGATGTAGTCCGTTTTCCGATTACCATAGTAGAGAATCCTTCCATAAGCGCCGATCCGTTGTAGTTCCTGCATGTAACATCAAACCTCTTCAACCATTTTTCCAGTGTGAACGGCAGGTGCGCCGAAGACACATCCAGCAGGTGTACCCAGCCATTCTTCTGGCACAGCGACTCTGCAGCCGTTTGAACCGCTGATCCACCGCGACATGGTAGGGTAGGCTTTCTCGGCCTCCGCGCCCTCTTGGCCGGGGGTGCCATCAACAGCCTCGGCCGCCGCAGCTCGACCGCGCCGCTTGGGGGCCTGCTTCTTGAGCAGTCGGTTGATAGTGTCCATCTGGTGTGTAAAGTTAGCGGCCGTTCTCCTATGAATTGTTTTAAGTGGCATTTCGCGCGTACTTTTTCCTCTTCATTTCGCTTCTCACTTAGATTTTTCCTTCGCCGCGCCATCTCTGCACGACGCATCTGACGCTCCTCGGCGGTCAAATGCTTCTTAACCTGAGGCTCTGTTTCCAAGTTAGCTTTGGGTTCGAAAAATCCTAAATCTGTAGTTTCTCACCCATGGGAAGTTGCAAGAAATCATTTCCTAGATTTCCTCGCTGGCGCTTGGTGGTTTTGCCACTTTGAATGGCGAGGACATCACTATCCATTTCCTCATCaatttcatcttcttcgtcaagTTCATCTAGATCATCAACGGCGACGTCTGGGGCTGCAATTTCGTCCTGATCTTCACCCTCAGCTTCGGCGTCTTCATCCGTATCGGAAATAGgctcttcatcatcgtcttcttcttcctcttcgtcttcttccaTTTCCATCTCCTTGGTCTCCACACTCTTGGGCGGCTTGGCACGAGACGGAGGAGTGATCTTACCGCGCCTGGTAGGGGCCTGAGGCTGGATGTCGTCCATATCAATGTCGCCATCAGCGTCAgcgtcatcatcttcatctccaggtgcatcttcatcttcggcttcatcctcttcttggTCGTCGATTTCCTCTTCGTCGCTTGTAGCAACTTCTACAATCTTCTTTCGGTTCCGACTGGAGCGGGGTCCCGAAACAATTGGATCTTCCCGGAATACATTGACTGAGCGCCGTCCAGCAGAACGACCAGCACTCGTAGCATCCCGTAATTTGCTGGAGGCCATTTTGACAGTTAGACGGAGAGATCGCTTTCGATCCCCTGAATTCAAtgaagatcgagagacaGAGACTAGAGCAGATGCAGAAGTAAAGGAGCGAGTTTGTCTCGTAGACCTGGTGGCCATGTTAGCTTCTGGTTTTGGGGTGTCATCCATCGTCTTTCGGGATCGAAGGGATCGACGGAGAGACATGGTGGCAGCTTTATCGAGTGTGACAGAAGTCTTGGGGAAGGTGAAAATGCAAAAACCAGAACAGTAAAAAGAAGCGGGACAGGGAAGGTCAATAGGCAAGTGTGTGGCAGTATGAACTAAGCCATTAAGCCGTTTGGGGAGGGAGCAGTATGGGGAGATagagagagggagaagaaAGGAGGGCTGTC
Above is a window of Penicillium digitatum chromosome 2, complete sequence DNA encoding:
- a CDS encoding PAPA-1-like conserved region; its protein translation is MASSKLRDATSAGRSAGRRSVNVFREDPIVSGPRSSRNRKKIVEVATSDEEEIDDQEEDEAEDEDAPGDEDDDADADGDIDMDDIQPQAPTRRGKITPPSRAKPPKSVETKEMEMEEDEEEEEDDDEEPISDTDEDAEAEGEDQDEIAAPDVAVDDLDELDEEDEIDEEMDSDVLAIQSGKTTKRQRGNLGNDFLQLPMEPQVKKHLTAEERQMRRAEMARRRKNLSEKRNEEEKMDTINRLLKKQAPKRRGRAAAAEAVDGTPGQEGAEAEKAYPTMSRWISGSNGCRVAVPEEWLGTPAGCVFGAPAVHTGKMVEEV